A stretch of DNA from Pseudoliparis swirei isolate HS2019 ecotype Mariana Trench chromosome 5, NWPU_hadal_v1, whole genome shotgun sequence:
GAGGCCTAAATCTAAAATGTAAATgtcctttattttcttcacgCCATTATAGCTTTAGAggttattcatatttatgtaGACAAAATAATATGTGCAAGAATATGTTTCTCAATAAATCTGTTCTCCAACCATTTAGCaatgttaataaaataaaaaaagatttaattcTTTCTTCGatttatttacaaataaattcagtttacaacaacaatatagcTACATAGAATTACAtatatttgatttttgtattattattattataaacagaCTACTTTTTTTCCAGAGCTTTTCACTCTTATATGAAAAAGGAAGACAAAAAACAGAGTCCAGAGCTCCCCgatacaaaaaagaacaaatttaaaataatcatCACAGATCCCCAAAAAACAGGAACAAATGGGAAGAAAAGACAGGTAaaatcatttctttttttttcttcttttttttttcttacaaatatttacaaatattaccTGTACATAaatatctccttttttctttccttttttttctcagtctACACATGGAGTCCAGAGTTGCCTATTGATTTgtgctgtccccccccccccccccattattaTAATAACGTCTCTATATCAAAAAAATAAGAGTTCATTTTCTCGCGCCGTGAAGTCAATGTGACGGCCACTTGGACACCGCCGCTGCCGGTGCCGGTAAAACGTGTCCAGAGATCATATTTGACGGCACGCTGAGCATCGGGGCGATAGCGGCCGAGCTCCGGGTCAGGGAGAGGGACTGCGCGCTCAGCAGGGCCGACTGAACCGTCACCGGAGGCCGCAGGAAAGCAGCGGCGCCCGGTGACACCGAGGACGCGTTGGACACCCCGATGATGTTCTCGATGCTGAACGACGGTCGGATCGACGGCTCTGACTTGATCATGGACGCCGTGCTCAGACTGTTGAGCTGCATCTGGAGACTCGGGCTGAGCTGGGAGTTGAACGCTTTCCGGTTCAGCTCCGcggaggacaggagagggatGCCCGGGGGCAGCATGTGTCCCACCGGGGGGATGTACGGGTACTGCAAAGCCGCCGGGTGGGTATACGCAGGGTGGATCCCGTAGTGCCTCCCGTAGGGGACCCCGAGTGTGTACGCACCGAAGCTCTGCATCATGAGCGCGGTGTGGTCCCGGAGCATGTCCGGTTGGACCCTCTTGAaccgtttcctcctcctcaggaagCTGCCGTTGTCGAACATGTCCTCCGACGCCgggtccagggtccagtagTTGCCCTTGCCGGGGTTGCCCGGTTCCCGGGGGATTTTCACAAAGCAGTCGTTCAGGGACAAGTTGTGGCGGATGGAGTTTTGCCACGCCGGGAACTTCTCCCGGTAGTACGGGAAGCGGCTGCTGATGAACTCGCAGATGCCGCTGAGGGTGAGCTTCTTCTGCGGGCTCTGGAGGATGGACATGGTGATGAGCGCGATGTAGGAGTACGGCGGCTTCACCAGGCTGTTCTTGGGCTTCTGGATCCCGCCTCCTCCCGTCGTGCTCTGGTCTTGACCTCTCCCTTTCCGGTGCCCGCGTCTCCCTCCCCGGAGCTCTCGCAGCACGGACTCCCTCCACCGgacctcgcctcctcctcctcttcctccttctcctccacctcgatGTCATCCTCCACCTCGTCGTCGTCGCGCAGCAGCATGCCTCCCCCGTGCACCGGACTGTCGCAGTCGCTGTCCACCGTCTCCATGCcgccctcctcgtctccctcgcCCACCACGTCGATGTCCACGTCCTCCGCCGTGAGCACCGTGTGGCCGGACATGTCGCTGGCTCTTTCGCTGCCTCCAGACAGGGTCATCTCACGGCTAgaatacttcttcttctttcttttaaactttttttttttgtgtggattctCTGGagccaaaaaacaaacaaacagccgCGGAGTGGGTGTGCGTGATGGTcagtgcgcgcgcgcgcacacacacacacacacacacacacacacacacacacacacacacacacacacacacactgctagaCTTTCTCTGCTCTCGCACCCCCGTCAAGGGATCGGATGTCACCGGGCAGCCAGCCGgtcgagtcacacacacaaaaaagcaacTTTAACTCATATAATTCTCCACTCGGTAAGTGAGCAGGGCCTGCGTGGAGCCGCGCGTCTTTTCTTTGCCTTTGGGTTTTGGGTTTGGAGACGTTCGTGCGCTCCGacgtcctttttcttcttcttccgtgcGTAATAGTTCCTACCGGAGCGAAATCTGGAGAGCCGAGTCGAGATGACACATGCTGCTTTTTAAGAGGCCggagcttttaaaaaaagaggtgGACTGTCTGATAGATTACTTTCCCCCTCAGCATAAGATATACTATCAGCGCGGGACACGTGGTTTGGTGACGACAcacgccccctctcctctcctctcgtctcctctctcctccctcctcctccttcgtctcCTCTCTGTTAAACCATGCAAACTGGAGTTGTTTCATGGATTTGTCAACAATGGGACATCAGCAATGCTGCTTTCTGTGTTCGTCCGTCATAGACCATTTAACGGcggcagaggaaggaggaggaggaggaggaggaggagagagagagaaaattggCCTGCGTGATTGAAATATCTGATGCGCATTAATGTGGCGTGCGtaataacaacacacacctCTAGAACTTTGCTGCAAAGCTGCAGAGTGAAAACGACGACAGCTAAGTTCACGTTAATCCTCCTCTAACTCGTTTAAGGCCtaaacgtgttgttgttgttttatttgattgtgCATGcatggatttttttctttctcactttATTTGAAACTGCATGGATCCCATGATGGAGACGTCGAATGCGTAAAGATTCCACACGCATGCTTTGTTTATGTGCTGCATGCTTTTTGGATATTTCCAGGGATTTTTTAGGTGAATGCAAAGCATGAATTTGAACAAAATCTTATTTATTCCTGCAGGATTAGAGGGCCGAGAGGTGGGAAGGATAttgaggaggagcagcggcggcggctgcaGCCGAGCAGCACCGACCGGCGACTCTGAATGGagagaataaagaataaagagttCCCTCTTTAAGAGTTCGGAAGAGGTGCTAACGACCCCAATCAGGGCGACGCTTTACATCTGAAACGAGTAGGAAATGCAGGCAGCGGGTGGAatgcaaagagagagacattttATTCACGAGCATGGATGGAGGTGAgcggtgtgtgcgtgcgtgcgtgtgtgtgtgtgtgtgtgtgtgtctaggctGTGGTGGGCTCCGGGGAGGGGATGTCGGATCCGATCCTCCGGAGAAGGGGCTTCCTCCGCTGGGTGGGAacattggaggggggggggagaggggggggggggtatttggtGCAAACGTGTcgtaaattaattaatataagaATTAAAAACtggggtttatttttttattttttcccgagGTGCCACAAGCGattaaaaagtttatttatttatttattttttatgaaactATTTATAATAAACGACATTGGATTATTTGAGGCAGAGCTTTAATTTAAACAAGATGTGGCGGTAACGATTATTTCCTCGGACACGAGCtaatttaaaacacaatacggtggaatgcaatttaatttagggagcgttattatttttattattatcgatATTATCATTAGTATAACCATTGttacatttcaataaattaCACGTGTCACCTCTACTAATGACATCATTATTAATTACTTCACTATGAAGAAAACTGAATGGGTACCCGAATACAAATTGCATTTTaatgaatttatttttaaatgtttacgcTTTAAAATCCCCTTTAGTGTTAtattttgtgtgcgtgtattttATACGTGAACGTGAAA
This window harbors:
- the foxd3 gene encoding LOW QUALITY PROTEIN: forkhead box protein D3 (The sequence of the model RefSeq protein was modified relative to this genomic sequence to represent the inferred CDS: inserted 1 base in 1 codon), whose protein sequence is MTLSGGSERASDMSGHTVLTAEDVDIDVVGEGDEEGGMETVDSDCDSPVHGGGMLLRDDDEVEDDIEVEEKEEEEEEARSGGGSPCCESSGEGDAGTGKGXGQDQSTTGGGGIQKPKNSLVKPPYSYIALITMSILQSPQKKLTLSGICEFISSRFPYYREKFPAWQNSIRHNLSLNDCFVKIPREPGNPGKGNYWTLDPASEDMFDNGSFLRRRKRFKRVQPDMLRDHTALMMQSFGAYTLGVPYGRHYGIHPAYTHPAALQYPYIPPVGHMLPPGIPLLSSAELNRKAFNSQLSPSLQMQLNSLSTASMIKSEPSIRPSFSIENIIGVSNASSVSPGAAAFLRPPVTVQSALLSAQSLSLTRSSAAIAPMLSVPSNMISGHVLPAPAAAVSKWPSH